A single Klebsiella variicola DNA region contains:
- the pgk gene encoding phosphoglycerate kinase: protein MSVIKMTDLDLAGKRVFIRADLNVPVKDGKVTSDARIRASLPTIELALKQGAKVMVTSHLGRPTEGEYNEEFSLLPVVNYLKDKLSNPVRLVKDYLDGVEVAAGELVVLENVRFNKGEKKDDEALSKKYAALCDVFVMDAFGTAHRAQASTHGIGKFADVACAGPLLAAELDALGKALKEPARPMVAIVGGSKVSTKLTVLDSLSKIADQLIVGGGIANTFVAAQGHNVGKSLYEADLVDEAKRLLSTCDIPVPTDVRVATEFSETATATLKSVNDIKDDEQILDLGDVSAQKLADILKNAKTILWNGPVGVFEFPNFRKGTEIVANAIADSEGFSIAGGGDTLAAIDLFGIADKISYISTGGGAFLEFVEGKVLPAVAMLEERAKQ, encoded by the coding sequence ATGTCTGTAATTAAGATGACCGATCTGGATCTGGCTGGTAAACGCGTTTTTATCCGTGCGGATCTGAACGTACCAGTTAAAGACGGGAAAGTAACCAGCGACGCACGTATCCGTGCATCTCTGCCGACCATTGAACTGGCGCTGAAGCAGGGCGCGAAAGTCATGGTTACTTCTCACCTGGGTCGTCCGACCGAAGGCGAGTACAACGAAGAATTCTCTCTGCTGCCGGTTGTTAATTACCTGAAAGACAAACTGTCCAACCCGGTACGTCTGGTTAAAGACTACCTGGATGGCGTGGAAGTGGCTGCCGGTGAGCTGGTGGTTCTGGAAAACGTTCGCTTCAACAAAGGCGAGAAAAAAGACGACGAAGCGCTGTCCAAAAAATACGCCGCGCTGTGCGACGTGTTCGTGATGGATGCTTTCGGTACTGCGCACCGCGCGCAGGCTTCCACCCACGGCATCGGCAAATTTGCTGACGTGGCGTGCGCAGGCCCGCTGCTGGCCGCTGAACTGGACGCGCTGGGTAAAGCGCTGAAAGAGCCGGCTCGTCCGATGGTCGCTATCGTGGGTGGTTCTAAAGTGTCCACCAAACTGACCGTGCTGGATTCCCTGTCTAAAATCGCTGACCAGCTGATCGTCGGCGGCGGTATCGCCAACACCTTCGTTGCTGCCCAGGGCCACAACGTTGGTAAATCCCTGTACGAAGCAGACCTGGTTGATGAAGCTAAGCGCCTGCTGAGCACCTGTGATATCCCGGTTCCGACGGACGTTCGCGTGGCGACCGAGTTCTCCGAAACCGCAACGGCAACCCTGAAATCTGTTAACGACATCAAAGATGACGAGCAGATTCTGGACCTTGGCGACGTTTCCGCACAGAAACTGGCCGACATCCTGAAAAACGCCAAAACCATCCTGTGGAACGGCCCGGTTGGCGTATTCGAATTCCCGAACTTCCGTAAAGGGACTGAAATCGTGGCTAACGCTATCGCGGACAGCGAAGGTTTCTCCATCGCCGGCGGCGGTGACACCCTGGCAGCGATCGACCTGTTCGGCATCGCTGACAAAATCTCCTACATCTCCACTGGCGGCGGCGCATTCCTTGAATTCGTCGAAGGCAAAGTCCTGCCGGCAGTAGCGATGCTCGAAGAGCGCGCTAAGCAGTAA
- the tkt gene encoding transketolase, which translates to MSSRKELANAIRALSMDAVQKAKSGHPGAPMGMADIAEVLWRDFLNHNPNNPAWADRDRFVLSNGHGSMLIYSLLHLTGYDLPIEELKNFRQLHSKTPGHPEVGYTAGVETTTGPLGQGIANAVGMAIAEKTLAAQFNRPGHDIVDHYTYAFMGDGCMMEGISHEVCSLAGTLKLGKLVAFYDDNGISIDGHVEGWFTDDTAKRFEAYGWHVVRGVDGHDADAIKRAVEEARAVTDKPSLLMCKTIIGFGSPNKAGTHDSHGAPLGDAEIALTREALGWKHAPFDIPSDIYAQWDAKEAGQAKEAAWNEKFAAYAKAFPQEAAEFTRRMKGEMPSDFDAKANEFIAKLQANPAKIASRKASQNAIEAFGPLLPEFLGGSADLAPSNLTLWSGSKPINEDTAGNYIHYGVREFGMTAIANGIALHGGFLPYTSTFLMFVEYARNAVRMAALMKQRQVMVYTHDSIGLGEDGPTHQPVEQVASLRVTPNMSTWRPCDQVESAIAWKYGVERQDGPTALILSRQNLAQQERTAEQLANVARGGYVLKDCAGQPELIFIATGSEVELAVAAWDKLTAEGVKARVVSMPSTDAFDKQDAAYRESVLPKAVSARVAVEAGIADYWFKYVGLNGAIVGMTTFGESAPAEQLFEEFGFTVDNVVAKAKALL; encoded by the coding sequence ATGTCCTCACGTAAAGAGCTTGCTAACGCTATTCGTGCGCTGAGCATGGACGCTGTACAGAAAGCCAAATCCGGCCACCCGGGGGCCCCGATGGGTATGGCTGACATTGCCGAAGTGCTGTGGCGTGATTTCCTGAACCATAACCCGAACAATCCGGCCTGGGCTGACCGTGACCGTTTTGTGTTGTCAAATGGCCATGGTTCGATGCTGATTTACAGCCTGCTGCACCTCACTGGCTACGATCTGCCGATTGAAGAGCTGAAAAACTTCCGCCAGCTGCACTCCAAAACCCCGGGTCACCCGGAAGTCGGCTACACCGCGGGCGTGGAAACCACCACCGGTCCGCTGGGCCAGGGTATCGCTAACGCGGTCGGGATGGCTATTGCCGAGAAAACTCTGGCGGCGCAGTTCAACCGTCCGGGCCACGATATCGTCGACCACTACACCTACGCCTTCATGGGCGACGGCTGCATGATGGAAGGCATTTCTCACGAAGTGTGCTCCCTGGCCGGGACCCTGAAGCTGGGCAAACTGGTGGCCTTCTATGATGACAACGGCATCTCCATCGACGGCCACGTTGAAGGCTGGTTCACCGACGATACCGCGAAACGCTTTGAAGCCTACGGCTGGCACGTGGTGCGCGGCGTGGACGGTCACGACGCTGACGCCATCAAACGCGCAGTAGAAGAAGCGCGTGCGGTCACCGACAAACCGTCCCTGCTGATGTGCAAAACCATCATTGGTTTTGGTTCGCCGAACAAAGCCGGTACCCACGACTCCCACGGCGCACCGCTGGGCGACGCAGAAATCGCGCTGACCCGCGAAGCGCTGGGCTGGAAACACGCGCCGTTTGACATCCCGTCTGACATCTATGCGCAGTGGGATGCCAAAGAAGCCGGCCAGGCGAAAGAAGCGGCGTGGAATGAGAAGTTTGCTGCCTACGCGAAAGCCTTCCCGCAGGAAGCGGCCGAATTCACCCGTCGTATGAAAGGTGAGATGCCGTCTGACTTCGACGCCAAAGCTAACGAGTTCATCGCGAAGCTGCAGGCTAACCCGGCGAAAATCGCCAGCCGTAAAGCGTCGCAGAATGCTATCGAAGCCTTCGGCCCGCTGCTGCCGGAATTCCTCGGCGGCTCCGCTGACCTGGCGCCGTCCAACCTGACCCTGTGGTCTGGTTCTAAGCCGATCAACGAAGACACCGCGGGTAACTACATTCATTACGGCGTGCGTGAATTCGGTATGACCGCTATCGCCAACGGTATCGCGCTGCACGGCGGTTTCCTGCCGTACACCTCCACCTTCCTGATGTTCGTGGAATACGCGCGTAATGCGGTACGTATGGCCGCGCTGATGAAACAGCGTCAGGTGATGGTCTACACCCACGACTCCATCGGTCTGGGTGAAGACGGCCCGACTCACCAGCCGGTAGAGCAGGTGGCTTCCCTGCGCGTGACGCCGAACATGTCCACCTGGCGTCCGTGTGACCAGGTTGAATCCGCGATTGCGTGGAAATATGGCGTAGAGCGTCAGGACGGCCCGACCGCGCTGATCCTCTCCCGTCAGAACCTGGCGCAGCAGGAGCGTACCGCAGAGCAGCTGGCAAACGTCGCTCGCGGCGGTTACGTGCTGAAAGATTGTGCCGGCCAGCCGGAGCTGATCTTCATCGCCACCGGTTCCGAAGTGGAGCTGGCAGTGGCCGCGTGGGACAAACTGACTGCCGAAGGCGTGAAGGCGCGCGTGGTCTCCATGCCGTCCACCGACGCGTTCGACAAGCAGGATGCCGCTTATCGTGAATCCGTACTGCCGAAAGCCGTTTCTGCCCGCGTCGCGGTAGAAGCCGGTATCGCTGACTACTGGTTCAAATACGTTGGCCTGAACGGCGCTATCGTTGGCATGACCACCTTCGGTGAGTCTGCGCCGGCTGAGCAGCTGTTCGAAGAGTTCGGCTTCACCGTCGACAACGTGGTCGCTAAAGCGAAAGCGCTGCTGTAA
- the epd gene encoding erythrose-4-phosphate dehydrogenase produces MTIRIAINGFGRIGRNVVRALYESGRRAEITVVAINELADAAGIAHLLKYDTSHGRFAWDVRQEREQLFVGDDAIRLLHEPTIAALPWRELAVDVVLDCTGVYGSREHGEAHLQAGAKKVLFSHPGGNDLDATVVYGVNQDELRAEHRIVSNASCTTNCIIPIIKLLDDAYGIESGTVTTIHSAMHDQQVIDAYHPDLRRTRAASQSIIPVDTKLAAGITRIFPQFNDRFEAIAVRVPTINVTAIDLSVTVKKPVKACEVNQLLQKAAQGAFHGIVDYTELPLVSTDFNHDPHSAIVDGTQTRVSGAHLIKTLVWCDNEWGFANRMLDTTLAMAAIGFRFDA; encoded by the coding sequence ATGACCATTCGCATCGCGATTAATGGCTTCGGTCGTATTGGACGCAACGTGGTTCGTGCGCTATATGAGTCCGGGCGTCGTGCGGAAATCACCGTGGTGGCAATCAATGAGCTGGCGGATGCGGCAGGGATCGCGCATTTGTTGAAATATGATACCAGCCATGGCCGCTTCGCCTGGGATGTCCGTCAGGAGCGCGAACAGCTGTTTGTTGGCGATGATGCCATCCGCCTGCTACACGAGCCGACCATTGCGGCGCTGCCGTGGCGCGAGCTGGCGGTAGACGTGGTGCTCGACTGCACCGGCGTATACGGGAGTCGTGAACACGGCGAAGCCCATCTGCAGGCTGGCGCGAAGAAAGTGCTCTTCTCCCATCCTGGCGGCAACGATCTCGACGCGACGGTGGTCTATGGCGTCAATCAGGATGAGCTCCGCGCCGAGCACCGCATTGTCTCCAACGCCTCCTGCACCACCAACTGCATTATTCCGATCATTAAACTGTTAGATGATGCCTATGGCATTGAGTCCGGCACCGTCACCACCATTCATTCGGCGATGCATGACCAGCAGGTGATTGACGCCTACCATCCGGATCTGCGGCGTACCCGCGCGGCCAGCCAGTCGATCATTCCGGTGGATACCAAACTGGCGGCAGGGATCACCCGTATTTTCCCGCAGTTTAATGACCGTTTTGAAGCGATTGCCGTGCGGGTGCCGACGATAAACGTGACGGCAATTGACCTGAGCGTGACGGTGAAAAAACCGGTAAAAGCATGTGAAGTCAACCAGTTGCTGCAAAAAGCAGCACAAGGTGCATTTCATGGTATAGTTGACTATACGGAATTACCGTTGGTCTCGACAGATTTTAACCACGATCCGCACAGTGCTATTGTTGATGGCACGCAAACCCGGGTCAGTGGCGCGCATCTGATCAAAACGCTGGTCTGGTGCGATAACGAATGGGGCTTTGCTAACCGAATGCTCGACACGACGTTAGCGATGGCGGCTATTGGTTTCAGGTTCGACGCATAA
- the speA gene encoding biosynthetic arginine decarboxylase, producing the protein MSDDMSMVSPSSAGEHGVLRSMQEVAMSSQEASKMLRTYNIAWWGNNYYDVNELGHISVCPDPDVPEARVDLAELVKAREAQGQRLPALFCFPQILQHRLRSINAAFKRARESYGYNGDYFLVYPIKVNQHRRVIESLIHSGEPLGLEAGSKAELMAVLAHAGMTRSVIVCNGYKDREYIRLALVGEKMGHKVYLVIEKMSEIAIVLEEAERLNVVPRLGVRARLASQGSGKWQSSGGEKSKFGLAATQVLQLVEILRAAGHLESLQLLHFHLGSQMANIRDIATGVRESARFYVELHKLGVNIQCFDVGGGLGVDYEGTRSQSDCSVNYGLNEYANNIIWAIGDACEENGLPHPTVITESGRAVTAHHTVLVSNIIGVERNEYTEATPPAEDAARPLQSMWETWLEMHETGNRRSLREWLHDSQMDLHDIHIGYSSGTFNLQERAWAEQLYLNMCHEVQKQLDPSNRAHRPIIDELQERMADKIYVNFSLFQSMPDAWGIDQLFPVMPLEGLNKSPERRAVLLDITCDSDGAIDHYVDGDGIATTMPMPEYDPENPPMLGFFMVGAYQEILGNMHNLFGDTEAVDVFVFPDGSVEVELSDEGDTVADMLQYVQLDPNTLLTQFRDQVKNTGLDDALQQQFLEEFEAGLYGYTYLEDE; encoded by the coding sequence ATGTCTGACGACATGTCTATGGTTTCGCCTTCGTCAGCAGGCGAACACGGTGTACTACGTTCCATGCAGGAGGTAGCGATGAGCTCCCAGGAAGCCAGCAAGATGCTGCGTACTTATAATATTGCCTGGTGGGGCAATAACTATTATGACGTCAACGAACTGGGCCACATCAGCGTTTGCCCGGATCCGGACGTCCCGGAAGCGCGCGTGGACCTCGCGGAATTAGTCAAAGCCCGCGAGGCGCAAGGGCAACGTTTGCCGGCGCTGTTCTGCTTCCCGCAGATCCTGCAGCACCGCTTGCGCTCGATCAACGCCGCCTTCAAACGCGCGCGTGAATCGTACGGTTATAATGGCGATTACTTCCTTGTCTACCCGATTAAGGTTAACCAGCACCGTCGCGTGATTGAATCGCTGATCCATTCCGGCGAGCCGCTGGGACTGGAAGCCGGTTCGAAAGCCGAACTGATGGCTGTGCTGGCGCACGCCGGGATGACCCGCAGCGTCATCGTCTGTAACGGCTATAAAGACCGCGAATACATCCGTCTGGCCCTGGTGGGCGAGAAGATGGGCCACAAGGTCTATCTGGTCATCGAGAAGATGTCGGAAATCGCCATCGTGCTGGAAGAGGCCGAGCGCCTGAACGTGGTGCCGCGCCTTGGCGTGCGTGCGCGTCTGGCCTCGCAGGGCTCCGGCAAATGGCAATCCTCCGGCGGAGAGAAGTCCAAGTTTGGCCTCGCGGCGACCCAGGTACTACAGCTGGTCGAGATCCTGCGTGCCGCAGGGCACCTTGAGAGCCTGCAACTGCTGCACTTCCACCTCGGTTCGCAGATGGCCAATATTCGCGATATCGCCACCGGCGTGCGTGAATCCGCGCGTTTCTACGTCGAACTGCATAAGCTGGGCGTCAACATTCAGTGCTTTGACGTCGGCGGCGGTCTGGGCGTGGACTATGAAGGGACCCGCTCGCAGTCTGACTGCTCGGTGAACTACGGTCTGAACGAATACGCCAACAACATCATCTGGGCGATCGGCGATGCCTGCGAAGAGAACGGCCTGCCGCACCCGACGGTGATCACCGAATCCGGCCGCGCGGTGACCGCGCACCATACCGTGCTGGTTTCCAACATCATCGGCGTGGAGCGTAACGAATACACTGAGGCGACCCCGCCGGCGGAAGACGCCGCGCGTCCGCTACAGAGCATGTGGGAAACCTGGCTGGAGATGCACGAGACCGGCAACCGCCGCTCGCTGCGCGAATGGCTGCACGACAGCCAGATGGACCTGCACGATATCCATATCGGCTACTCCTCTGGCACCTTCAACCTGCAGGAGCGCGCCTGGGCCGAGCAGCTGTATCTGAACATGTGTCATGAAGTGCAGAAGCAGCTCGACCCGAGCAACCGCGCGCATCGTCCCATCATCGATGAGCTGCAGGAGCGGATGGCGGATAAAATCTACGTCAACTTCTCGCTGTTCCAGTCGATGCCGGATGCCTGGGGGATCGATCAGCTGTTCCCGGTGATGCCGCTGGAAGGGCTGAACAAGTCGCCGGAGCGCCGTGCGGTGCTGCTGGACATCACCTGCGACTCCGATGGCGCCATCGATCACTACGTGGACGGCGACGGGATCGCCACCACCATGCCGATGCCGGAGTACGACCCGGAGAACCCGCCGATGCTGGGCTTCTTTATGGTCGGCGCCTATCAGGAGATCCTTGGCAACATGCATAACCTGTTTGGCGATACCGAGGCGGTGGACGTGTTCGTCTTCCCTGACGGCAGCGTTGAGGTTGAGCTGTCCGACGAGGGCGATACCGTGGCGGATATGCTGCAGTATGTGCAGCTGGATCCGAACACGCTGCTGACCCAGTTCCGCGATCAGGTGAAAAATACCGGCCTGGACGACGCGCTGCAGCAGCAGTTCCTCGAAGAGTTTGAGGCGGGACTGTACGGCTATACTTATCTGGAAGACGAGTAA
- the metK gene encoding methionine adenosyltransferase has product MAKHLFTSESVSEGHPDKIADQISDAVLDAILEQDPKARVACETYVKTGMVLVGGEITTSAWVDIEEITRNTVREIGYVHSDMGFDANSCAVLSAIGKQSPDINQGVDRADPLEQGAGDQGLMFGYATNETDVLMPAPVTYAHRLVQRQAEVRKNGTLPWLRPDAKSQVTFQYDDGKIVGIDAVVLSTQHAEDIDQKSLQEAVMEEIIKPTLPTEWLNASTKFFINPTGRFVIGGPMGDCGLTGRKIIVDTYGGMARHGGGAFSGKDPSKVDRSAAYAARYVAKNIVAAGLADRCEIQVSYAIGVAEPTSIMVETFGTEKVPSEQLTLLVREFFDLRPYGLIQMLDLLHPIYKETAAYGHFGREHFPWEKTDKAALLREAAGLK; this is encoded by the coding sequence ATGGCAAAACACCTTTTTACGTCTGAGTCCGTATCAGAAGGGCATCCTGACAAAATTGCTGACCAAATCTCTGATGCCGTGCTGGATGCGATCCTCGAGCAGGATCCGAAAGCGCGTGTCGCATGTGAAACCTATGTCAAAACCGGCATGGTGCTGGTAGGCGGCGAAATCACCACCAGCGCATGGGTTGATATCGAAGAGATCACCCGCAACACCGTCCGCGAAATTGGCTACGTGCATTCCGATATGGGCTTTGACGCCAACTCGTGTGCCGTTCTGAGCGCCATTGGTAAACAGTCTCCGGACATCAACCAGGGCGTCGACCGTGCCGACCCGCTGGAACAGGGCGCAGGCGACCAGGGTTTGATGTTTGGCTATGCGACCAACGAAACCGACGTGCTGATGCCGGCGCCGGTGACCTATGCTCACCGTCTGGTGCAGCGCCAGGCTGAAGTGCGTAAAAACGGCACCCTGCCGTGGCTGCGTCCGGATGCGAAAAGCCAGGTGACCTTCCAGTATGACGACGGCAAAATCGTCGGCATCGATGCGGTGGTTCTGTCCACGCAGCACGCGGAAGACATCGACCAGAAATCCCTGCAGGAAGCGGTGATGGAAGAGATCATCAAGCCGACCCTGCCGACCGAATGGCTGAACGCTTCGACCAAATTCTTCATCAACCCGACCGGACGTTTCGTTATCGGCGGCCCGATGGGCGACTGCGGTCTGACCGGTCGTAAGATCATCGTTGATACCTACGGCGGCATGGCTCGTCACGGCGGCGGCGCGTTCTCCGGTAAAGATCCATCTAAAGTTGACCGTTCCGCAGCCTACGCGGCGCGCTATGTGGCGAAAAACATCGTTGCCGCGGGCCTGGCCGATCGTTGTGAAATTCAGGTCTCCTACGCTATCGGCGTCGCTGAACCGACGTCGATCATGGTGGAAACCTTCGGCACCGAGAAAGTGCCTTCTGAACAGCTGACCCTGCTGGTGCGCGAGTTCTTCGACCTGCGTCCGTACGGCCTGATTCAGATGCTGGACCTGCTGCACCCGATCTACAAAGAAACCGCGGCTTACGGTCA
- the speB gene encoding agmatinase, with translation MSTLGHQYDNSLVSNAFGFLRLPMNFMPYESDADWVITGVPFDMATSGRAGGRHGPAAIRQVSTNLAWEHNRFPWNFDMRERLNVVDCGDLVYAFGDAREMSEKLQAHAEKLLAAGKRMLSFGGDHFVTLPLLRAHAKHFGKMALVHFDAHTDTYANGCEFDHGTMFYTAPNEGLIDPNHSVQIGIRTEFDKDNGFTVLDAGQVNDRSVDDVIAQVKQIVGDMPVYLTFDIDCLDPAFAPGTGTPVIGGLTSDRAIKLVRGLKDLNIVGMDVVEVAPAYDQSEITALAAATLALEMLYIQAAKKGE, from the coding sequence ATGAGCACTTTAGGTCATCAATACGATAACTCCCTGGTATCCAATGCCTTTGGCTTTCTGCGTTTGCCAATGAACTTCATGCCGTATGAAAGCGATGCGGACTGGGTCATCACCGGCGTGCCGTTCGATATGGCGACCTCCGGGCGCGCGGGTGGCCGTCATGGCCCGGCGGCTATCCGTCAGGTTTCCACTAACCTCGCCTGGGAGCACAACCGTTTCCCGTGGAACTTTGACATGCGCGAACGCCTGAACGTGGTGGACTGCGGCGATCTGGTGTACGCCTTCGGCGACGCGCGCGAAATGAGCGAGAAGCTGCAGGCTCACGCCGAGAAGCTGCTGGCGGCGGGCAAGCGCATGCTCTCCTTCGGCGGTGACCACTTTGTTACCCTGCCGCTGCTGCGCGCCCATGCTAAGCACTTCGGTAAAATGGCGCTGGTGCACTTCGATGCCCACACCGACACTTACGCCAACGGCTGCGAGTTCGACCACGGCACCATGTTCTACACCGCGCCGAACGAAGGGCTTATCGATCCGAACCACTCCGTGCAGATTGGTATCCGTACCGAGTTCGACAAAGATAATGGCTTTACGGTGCTGGACGCCGGCCAGGTTAACGACCGCAGCGTTGATGACGTCATTGCCCAGGTGAAGCAGATCGTCGGCGACATGCCGGTGTACCTGACCTTTGATATCGACTGTCTGGATCCGGCGTTTGCGCCAGGCACCGGGACCCCGGTTATCGGCGGATTGACCTCAGACCGGGCGATCAAACTGGTGCGTGGCCTGAAGGATCTGAACATCGTGGGGATGGACGTAGTGGAAGTCGCTCCGGCCTACGATCAGTCCGAAATTACCGCTCTGGCGGCGGCGACTCTCGCTCTGGAAATGCTCTACATCCAGGCGGCGAAGAAGGGCGAATAA
- the yqgB gene encoding acid stress response protein YqgB: MNKKPVAQSQNQQIVLGFRTVHGLLSHLWTAIVVNCLTLIIKN; this comes from the coding sequence ATGAATAAGAAACCGGTCGCGCAGTCGCAAAACCAGCAGATAGTGCTGGGCTTTAGGACTGTTCATGGGTTGTTATCGCATCTTTGGACTGCGATAGTAGTTAACTGTCTTACACTTATTATTAAAAATTGA
- a CDS encoding M48 family metallopeptidase has product MKIRSTVLALGIAATLTGCQNMDSNGLLSSGAEAFQAYSLSDAQVKTLSDQACKEMDAKAKIAPASSEYSQRLSKIATALGDNINGQPVNYKVYETKDVNAFAMANGCIRVYSGLMDLMNDNEVEAVIGHEMGHVALGHVKKGMQVALGTNAVRAAAASAGGIVGSLSQSQLGDLGEKLVNSQFSQRQESEADDYSYDLLRKRGINPSGLATSFEKLAKLEAGRQSSMFDDHPASEARAQHIRDRMKADGIK; this is encoded by the coding sequence ATGAAAATTCGCTCAACCGTACTTGCTCTTGGGATCGCAGCAACCCTCACCGGATGTCAGAACATGGACTCCAATGGTCTGCTCAGCTCAGGCGCCGAAGCCTTCCAGGCGTACTCCCTCAGCGACGCGCAGGTGAAAACCTTAAGCGACCAGGCCTGTAAAGAGATGGACGCCAAAGCGAAAATCGCCCCGGCCAGCAGTGAATACAGCCAGCGTTTGAGCAAAATCGCGACCGCGCTGGGCGATAACATCAATGGCCAGCCAGTGAACTACAAGGTCTATGAGACCAAGGATGTGAACGCCTTCGCGATGGCGAACGGCTGCATCCGCGTTTACAGCGGGCTGATGGACCTGATGAACGATAATGAAGTTGAAGCGGTTATCGGCCACGAAATGGGTCACGTTGCGCTGGGCCACGTGAAGAAAGGCATGCAGGTCGCGCTGGGGACCAACGCCGTGCGTGCGGCGGCGGCCTCCGCCGGCGGCATCGTCGGCAGCCTGTCGCAGTCGCAGCTGGGCGATTTAGGCGAAAAACTGGTGAACTCGCAGTTCTCCCAGCGCCAGGAATCGGAAGCCGATGATTACTCTTACGACCTGTTGCGTAAGCGCGGCATCAATCCGTCGGGACTGGCCACCAGCTTCGAAAAACTGGCCAAGCTGGAAGCCGGTCGTCAGAGCTCGATGTTTGACGATCACCCGGCCTCCGAAGCGCGCGCCCAGCATATTCGCGATCGCATGAAGGCCGACGGGATTAAATAA
- a CDS encoding OprD family outer membrane porin — MKKELSLIALGIIAATPTFASQQSASQGFIDDSHLDLFLRNAYIKRDYRDGLPDKAEWGQGIIATFESGFTQGPVGFGVDGIAQYAVRLDGGRGRSGAGGIDFFAQDDDGRAKSDLAKFGATGKMRFSNTVLSYGSQRPMLPIVYADDSRLLYESYTGTMLTSREIDGLEINAGYLTDQQRKSDDSHNSGLKSLTFGGASYRFNDQLSGALYASHVEDVLNKQYLGLNYKQPFAANQQLVLDFNGYNSRLDQEYADANDTGRSNSIWSLAASYIWDIHTFKVAYQQSSGSTGYHYGGYQNQGGVGDGGNTIWLANSYWSDFNGEDERSWQASYGLDFAGLGLPGLTWTTAYVRGDNIKTSETSNGKEHEWFNQVQYQVQNGVAKDLKFRLRYSVLRVSSNASDYNVSGNEVRFYVEYPFNVF, encoded by the coding sequence GTGAAAAAAGAATTATCGTTAATCGCACTTGGCATTATTGCCGCCACGCCGACTTTCGCCAGCCAACAATCCGCCAGTCAGGGCTTTATTGACGACAGCCATCTGGATCTCTTTTTGCGTAACGCTTATATCAAACGTGATTATCGCGATGGGTTGCCGGATAAAGCCGAATGGGGCCAGGGGATTATCGCCACCTTCGAATCGGGCTTTACCCAGGGACCGGTCGGCTTTGGCGTGGACGGTATCGCCCAGTATGCGGTGCGCCTTGACGGCGGTCGCGGGCGCAGCGGCGCGGGCGGGATCGACTTTTTCGCCCAGGATGACGACGGCCGCGCGAAATCCGACCTCGCCAAATTCGGCGCTACCGGCAAAATGCGCTTTTCGAATACCGTGCTCAGCTACGGCAGCCAGCGGCCGATGCTGCCCATCGTCTACGCTGACGATTCACGCCTGCTGTACGAGAGCTATACCGGCACCATGCTCACCTCGCGCGAAATCGACGGCCTGGAAATTAACGCCGGTTATCTCACCGACCAGCAGCGCAAAAGCGACGACAGCCATAACAGTGGCCTGAAAAGCCTGACCTTCGGCGGCGCCAGCTACCGGTTCAACGACCAGCTCAGCGGCGCGCTGTACGCGTCACACGTCGAAGATGTGCTGAACAAACAGTATCTTGGCCTGAACTATAAGCAGCCGTTCGCCGCCAACCAACAGCTGGTTCTCGATTTCAACGGCTATAACTCACGCCTGGATCAAGAATATGCCGATGCCAATGACACCGGTCGCAGCAATAGCATCTGGAGCCTGGCCGCCAGCTACATCTGGGATATTCATACCTTTAAAGTCGCTTATCAGCAAAGCAGCGGCAGCACCGGTTACCACTACGGCGGCTACCAGAACCAGGGCGGCGTCGGCGATGGCGGGAATACCATCTGGCTGGCCAACTCCTACTGGTCTGATTTTAACGGTGAAGATGAACGCTCCTGGCAGGCATCGTACGGACTGGATTTTGCCGGGCTGGGATTACCGGGGCTGACCTGGACCACCGCCTATGTGCGCGGTGATAACATTAAAACTTCAGAGACCAGCAACGGCAAAGAACACGAATGGTTCAACCAGGTTCAATACCAGGTACAAAACGGCGTGGCGAAAGATTTGAAATTCAGACTACGCTATTCGGTGCTGCGCGTGTCCAGCAACGCCAGCGACTATAACGTCAGCGGGAATGAAGTCCGGTTCTACGTCGAATATCCGTTTAACGTGTTTTGA